One stretch of Candidatus Palauibacter soopunensis DNA includes these proteins:
- the pruA gene encoding L-glutamate gamma-semialdehyde dehydrogenase, with protein sequence MKPLVDEVQQGADSRIPTPVNEPVNDYAPGSPERAALKEELLRQRGEVVEIPLIIGGREVRTSRTFDVTMPHDHGHTLARCHIAGAADAQAAIDASRVAWEEWSSRAWEDRAEILLRAAELLAGPWRMKLNAATMLGQSKTAFQAEIDAACEIVDFWRFNSFFAGRVHAEQPISGPGVRNRMDHRPLEGFVYAISPFNFTAIGANLTTSPALMGNVAVWKPSTTGVLGSYYVMRLLEAAGLPPGVINFIPGVASEISDVLLSSPELGGIHFTGSTGTFQHLWKSVAQNVENYRAYPRLVGETGGKDFILAHESADPQALAVAIVQGGFEYQGQKCSATSRVYVPDTMWEDVRDRVVAMTGELRMGDPADFRNFLGAVIDRTAFDRIKSYIDYARESGDARILAGGGCDDSRGYFIEPTVVEADDPGHKLMCEEIFGPVVTLHSYRASDWESTLALVDGTSPYALTGAVFARDPDAVRSAGAALRNAAGNYYINDKPSGAVVGQQPFGGGRASGTNDKAGSVLNLVRWVSPRTIKETFDPPTDYRYPFMEAE encoded by the coding sequence ATGAAACCACTTGTCGACGAGGTTCAGCAGGGCGCCGATTCCAGGATTCCGACTCCCGTCAACGAACCTGTCAACGACTATGCCCCGGGCAGTCCCGAACGGGCCGCCCTGAAGGAAGAATTGCTCCGCCAGCGCGGCGAGGTCGTCGAAATCCCGCTGATCATCGGCGGACGCGAGGTGCGGACATCCCGGACGTTCGACGTGACGATGCCGCACGACCACGGCCACACGCTGGCGCGCTGCCACATCGCCGGGGCCGCCGACGCGCAGGCCGCCATCGACGCCTCGCGCGTGGCCTGGGAGGAGTGGTCGAGCCGGGCCTGGGAGGACCGCGCCGAGATTCTCCTCCGCGCCGCCGAACTGCTCGCCGGTCCCTGGAGGATGAAGCTCAACGCGGCGACCATGCTCGGGCAGAGCAAGACGGCGTTCCAGGCCGAGATCGACGCCGCGTGCGAGATCGTCGATTTCTGGCGCTTCAACTCGTTCTTCGCGGGGCGCGTGCACGCGGAGCAGCCGATCTCCGGCCCGGGCGTACGGAACCGCATGGACCACCGTCCGCTGGAGGGGTTCGTCTACGCCATCAGCCCGTTCAACTTCACGGCCATCGGGGCCAACCTGACGACGTCCCCCGCGCTCATGGGCAACGTCGCGGTCTGGAAGCCCTCGACCACCGGCGTGCTCGGGTCCTACTACGTGATGAGGCTCCTCGAAGCGGCGGGACTCCCCCCGGGCGTGATCAACTTCATCCCGGGCGTCGCTTCGGAGATCAGCGATGTCCTGCTGTCGAGCCCGGAACTCGGCGGCATCCACTTCACCGGTTCGACCGGCACGTTCCAGCATCTCTGGAAGTCCGTCGCGCAGAACGTGGAGAACTACCGCGCCTATCCGAGACTCGTCGGCGAGACGGGAGGGAAGGACTTCATCCTCGCGCACGAGAGCGCGGACCCGCAGGCGCTCGCGGTCGCGATCGTGCAGGGCGGGTTCGAGTACCAGGGACAGAAGTGCTCGGCGACGTCCCGCGTGTACGTGCCCGACACGATGTGGGAGGACGTGCGGGACCGGGTCGTCGCGATGACCGGGGAACTGCGCATGGGCGACCCGGCGGACTTCCGGAACTTCCTCGGCGCCGTGATCGACCGGACGGCGTTCGACCGCATCAAGTCGTACATCGACTACGCCCGCGAATCCGGCGATGCGCGCATCCTCGCCGGCGGCGGCTGCGATGACAGCCGGGGCTACTTCATCGAACCCACCGTGGTCGAAGCGGACGATCCCGGGCACAAGCTGATGTGCGAGGAGATCTTCGGGCCGGTCGTCACCCTGCACTCGTACCGCGCGTCGGACTGGGAATCCACGCTTGCCCTGGTCGACGGGACGTCGCCGTACGCCCTCACGGGCGCGGTGTTCGCGCGCGACCCGGACGCCGTTCGAAGCGCGGGCGCGGCGCTTCGGAATGCGGCGGGGAACTACTACATCAACGACAAGCCGTCCGGCGCCGTGGTCGGCCAGCAGCCCTTCGGCGGCGGCCGCGCGAGCGGGACGAACGACAAGGCCGGATCCGTGCTGAACCTCGTGCGCTGGGTCTCCCCCCGGACGATCAAGGAGACCTTCGATCCCCCCACCGACTACCGGTATCCCTTCATGGAGGCGGAGTGA
- a CDS encoding OmpA family protein: protein MRRFGGLVTVVLVASCLLCPGSAVAQEAADLLEALEARLGQARENAIHLLAPSSFEEAADRLEDASRRLRDGRQDARFEELLGEAGRWLAAAQGIAAAGRPHFREALAARDEARASEAETRAVEGWARAESELEAAGRRLEREDMEDVAVRTARATVLYRRATRAARRDEFLGAAVQARAAAMNAGASALAPGAFDAGEAHLARAEAAIEILAPVEGPARSGEAALAAFSRAHRIAALFDSVRRRHVSVERLVDAHEADLARLAEAADVEPIRSDAGETAARIAGAISRLRADNERLGAELADERARTSELGSRLASLEERLADFERRFTGARDELLAVREREARLREVQGLFTPSEGEVLLVGDRLVLRLFGLTFEPARAEIDEALYPLLTKVQRVITTFPGASLRIEGHTDSQGGTRGNQALSQQRAIAVREHLLARVPIPSSRVEATGLGEERPIASNETEEGRARNRRIEIVLTLPGN, encoded by the coding sequence ATGCGGAGGTTCGGAGGACTCGTCACGGTCGTACTGGTCGCGTCGTGCCTCCTGTGTCCCGGTTCGGCCGTCGCCCAGGAAGCCGCCGACTTGCTGGAGGCCCTCGAAGCTCGCCTCGGCCAAGCGCGCGAGAACGCGATCCACCTCCTCGCGCCGTCTTCGTTCGAGGAGGCCGCGGACCGGTTGGAGGACGCGTCGCGTCGTCTGAGGGACGGCCGACAGGACGCGCGGTTCGAGGAGCTGCTGGGCGAAGCCGGCCGCTGGCTCGCCGCGGCGCAGGGGATCGCGGCCGCGGGCCGGCCGCACTTCCGGGAGGCGCTCGCGGCCCGGGACGAAGCCCGCGCCTCCGAAGCCGAGACCCGGGCGGTCGAAGGGTGGGCGAGAGCCGAGTCAGAACTCGAGGCGGCCGGCCGCCGCCTGGAACGCGAGGATATGGAAGACGTCGCCGTGCGAACGGCCCGCGCGACCGTGCTCTACCGGCGGGCGACCCGGGCCGCGCGGCGCGACGAGTTTCTGGGAGCGGCGGTCCAGGCGCGCGCCGCCGCGATGAACGCGGGCGCGAGCGCGTTGGCCCCGGGCGCGTTCGACGCGGGCGAGGCGCACCTGGCGCGCGCGGAAGCGGCGATCGAGATCCTCGCTCCGGTGGAGGGGCCGGCGCGGTCCGGAGAAGCCGCGTTGGCCGCATTCTCCCGCGCGCACCGCATCGCCGCCCTGTTCGACAGCGTGCGCCGGCGCCATGTGTCGGTGGAACGACTGGTCGACGCGCATGAGGCGGACCTCGCGCGCCTCGCGGAAGCCGCGGATGTGGAGCCCATCCGGAGCGACGCCGGCGAAACGGCCGCGCGCATCGCGGGGGCCATCTCGCGCCTGCGGGCGGACAACGAGCGGCTGGGCGCCGAGTTGGCGGACGAACGCGCGCGGACGTCGGAACTCGGCAGCCGGCTGGCCTCGCTCGAAGAACGTCTGGCCGACTTCGAACGGCGGTTCACGGGAGCTCGGGACGAGTTGCTCGCGGTCCGCGAGCGGGAGGCGCGGCTGCGCGAGGTCCAGGGCCTCTTCACGCCTTCGGAAGGGGAAGTCCTGCTCGTCGGAGACCGGCTCGTCCTCCGGCTGTTCGGCCTCACCTTCGAGCCCGCGCGGGCCGAGATCGACGAGGCGCTGTACCCTCTGCTCACGAAGGTTCAGCGCGTCATCACGACCTTTCCGGGTGCCAGTCTGCGGATCGAAGGGCACACCGACTCACAGGGCGGGACGCGCGGGAACCAGGCGCTGAGTCAGCAGCGGGCCATCGCCGTGCGCGAGCACCTGCTCGCCCGGGTGCCCATTCCGTCCTCGCGGGTGGAGGCGACCGGCCTCGGCGAGGAACGCCCGATCGCGAGTAACGAGACGGAGGAAGGACGCGCGCGGAACCGCCGGATCGAGATCGTCCTCACGCTGCCCGGGAACTGA
- a CDS encoding SDR family oxidoreductase, which translates to MTDSAPGALILGASSGFGGAAALGFAEAGYDIYGVHLDRRAGLAHVGEIRDLIESRGRRAMFFNANAASAKKRDRILDEIAESAGPGSVRVLMHSLAFGTLLPFVPDDAPGMSPEQMNMTLDVMAHTLVYWTQGLLERDLMGEGGRIFAMTSSGGDRVIPSYGAVSAAKAALESHCRQLALELAGKGITVNSIRAGVTDTPALRKIPGAEHMIAEAAAQNPHGRLGTPEDVARCMVALAMPETGWMTGNTIRVDGGEDFVGSKPPGD; encoded by the coding sequence GTGACGGATTCCGCGCCTGGCGCGTTGATTCTCGGAGCCTCGAGCGGCTTTGGCGGAGCGGCCGCGCTGGGGTTCGCCGAAGCCGGCTACGACATCTACGGGGTACACCTGGACCGGCGAGCGGGGCTCGCCCATGTCGGAGAGATTCGGGACCTGATCGAATCGCGCGGACGGCGCGCCATGTTCTTCAACGCGAACGCGGCGTCCGCGAAGAAGCGCGACAGGATCCTGGACGAAATCGCGGAGAGCGCGGGCCCGGGTTCCGTTCGCGTGCTGATGCACTCCCTGGCCTTCGGAACACTGCTGCCCTTCGTGCCCGACGACGCTCCCGGGATGAGTCCGGAGCAGATGAACATGACGCTGGACGTCATGGCCCATACGCTCGTCTACTGGACCCAGGGGCTGCTCGAGCGCGACCTGATGGGCGAAGGCGGCCGGATCTTCGCCATGACCTCGTCCGGCGGCGACCGCGTGATCCCTTCCTACGGGGCCGTTTCCGCGGCCAAGGCCGCGCTCGAATCGCACTGCCGCCAACTCGCGCTCGAGCTCGCCGGGAAGGGCATTACGGTCAACTCGATCCGCGCCGGCGTGACGGATACGCCCGCGCTTCGAAAGATCCCCGGCGCGGAGCACATGATCGCCGAAGCCGCGGCCCAGAACCCACACGGGCGACTGGGAACCCCGGAAGACGTGGCGCGCTGCATGGTCGCGCTCGCCATGCCGGAAACGGGGTGGATGACGGGGAACACGATCCGCGTGGACGGAGGCGAGGACTTCGTCGGCTCAAAGCCGCCGGGGGATTGA